One segment of Variovorax sp. PAMC28562 DNA contains the following:
- a CDS encoding ABC transporter substrate binding protein produces MFANHLRTLLRALRAGVGVASVGAALFGGGAHAGGLTVLIADETAPHTEFLRQLRETRDARDPNSRFDVVRMSNGGADLSTASAASTAIADEERSVVTGVRTRSMRASAAASPIVPADTSITMAVGPSAARAAIERPGHEPLLLVMLTRLDYEGLKTSPSFKRPDRRVGVLLRDPAMADQLVLVDAVLPGKRRLGVVATAESEPLLRELQRAAQGWDLQIEYAPDARSLGAALRAVLTRNDALMVLPDLIGDSQAATLAVLHAGAGAGLPVFGANEGLVRSGGLAAAVSTPSQLAMQARTMGLKLASGAGGNGAGTNAAGVLVEAATPATVRVNSTVARGLNLRVPDERELTDRLTAVR; encoded by the coding sequence ATGTTTGCGAATCACCTCAGGACGCTTCTGCGTGCGTTGCGCGCCGGCGTCGGCGTTGCCTCTGTGGGCGCCGCATTGTTCGGCGGGGGTGCGCACGCCGGCGGGCTGACGGTGCTGATAGCCGACGAGACCGCGCCGCACACCGAGTTCTTGCGGCAGTTGCGCGAGACGCGAGATGCGCGCGACCCCAACAGCCGCTTCGACGTGGTGCGAATGTCGAACGGCGGCGCCGACCTGTCGACTGCCTCCGCCGCCTCGACCGCCATCGCTGATGAAGAGCGCAGCGTCGTGACCGGCGTGCGAACCCGCAGCATGCGCGCCAGCGCTGCCGCGAGCCCAATCGTTCCCGCCGACACCAGCATCACCATGGCCGTCGGCCCGAGCGCCGCACGCGCGGCCATCGAGCGGCCCGGCCATGAGCCCTTGCTGCTCGTGATGCTGACGCGGCTCGACTACGAAGGCCTGAAAACCAGCCCCTCATTCAAGCGGCCCGACCGCCGCGTCGGCGTGCTGCTGCGCGACCCGGCCATGGCCGATCAGCTGGTGCTGGTCGATGCGGTATTGCCTGGCAAGCGGCGGCTCGGTGTCGTTGCCACGGCCGAGTCGGAGCCGCTGCTGCGCGAACTGCAGCGCGCCGCGCAGGGCTGGGACCTGCAGATCGAATACGCGCCCGATGCCAGGTCGCTCGGCGCCGCGCTGCGTGCGGTTCTGACGCGCAACGATGCGCTGATGGTGCTGCCCGACCTCATCGGCGACAGCCAGGCCGCGACGCTCGCGGTGCTGCACGCGGGCGCCGGTGCGGGGCTCCCGGTGTTCGGCGCCAACGAAGGTCTGGTGCGCTCCGGTGGCCTGGCCGCCGCGGTGTCGACGCCATCGCAATTGGCGATGCAGGCGCGCACCATGGGCCTGAAGCTGGCGAGCGGCGCTGGCGGTAACGGTGCGGGCACCAACGCAGCCGGCGTGCTGGTCGAAGCCGCGACGCCGGCCACGGTACGCGTCAACTCGACGGTGGCGCGCGGGCTCAACTTGCGCGTGCCGGACGAGCGGGAGCTGACCGACCGGTTGACTGCCGTTCGATGA